The Corythoichthys intestinalis isolate RoL2023-P3 chromosome 2, ASM3026506v1, whole genome shotgun sequence DNA segment agggaatacaacagaccaatgggcagcgcgGCCTCAaactttgacctgtttataaaacatgctgccaAAATGAGAATCATTTTGCAAAATGCATTAGCCTGGTAGCTTAGATATAGCGGTTATagctaattccgaagggttcggtgaatccccatgttaaacttgtggggttcggtacctttagcaaggttaagaaccactgggttagggttattgtccctaccaatattgagaccaaacctacgaccttggttttgggtcattatCATTATTTCCTTTTTTGTGGACATTCCCAGGTTAACTCCTGTACATTTTAGGTCCCTTCTTGGGGCAATGCGAGGatgtttttttgtcaaaaataatgaccatCGATGGAGAATCGATGTGACTTTTAATTCTGGATTCGTATCTCACCTCTTGACCCTGATGATCTGATCCCTCATGGGCTTGATGTCCTGAAAGCTCTGGTGGTTGACCAGACTGTAGACCAGAATGAACCCTTGTCCGTTCCTGATGTAGAGGTCCCGCATGGACGCGAACTGCTCGGTCCCGGCCGTGTCCAGGATCTCCAGCACCGAGGGCGACGAGTCCACCTCGATTTCCTTCCGGTAGAAATCTTCAATGGTGGGATCGTACTTCTCGATGAAGGTTCCGGTGACGAACTGAACGGTGAGGGCCGACTTGCCCACGCCGCCGCTGCCCAGAACCACCACCTTGTACTCCCTCATCGTTCACATCCGCCGCATCCCGTCGCACCTCGCTTCAGACGACTCTGTCTTCCTTCCCACGCTATCTGGACCGAACCCCCCATCCGCCGCCGCCATCCATAATGCAATAGGCAGAAAGAAGAGCGGCTATAATTAGACTAGAAGCGAGCCAGCGCCACTGCGCATCTCGCTAATGTGCTAAAaagcacatttattttttttttttctcggctcAAGAGAGAAGTCGAACGCTAATCTTGTTTTGATCCCGAGAAGACAAAAAAGGAAAAGTGCGGCGCGGGGAATCCACGCCTTTGGGTCTCGTGCATCGTTTCCGGCATTACGTGGATGAAGGGAGGCTTGCAAATACGAGGCGCGCGGGCCAAAAGTGGCCCCTCCAGGGGGTACGAATCGGCCcaaattttatttgaaatactgTTATAactattaaaaatgttaaaatgactttttacTTTTGCATGTGAATCTTCAGTTTGTTTTGTGTTAGTGCCACTTTaatgtgcctgtgacacgaaaaagcatgtttatttcataatacacgcggtattttatgctcctgaatgatatggaccgcttggatgtgtgtggaggcgatcgctatatttatttagttttttgaatcccgcgccaggaaaatgagtgacttccggcttcggtcttgcattgaggaagagggcgctgtgacgtgtacggtagaagacgtcctcttcactatacagcgtactgttgtgtatggggacgaatgattcagctgattttgcggattaatacgtttatttttcgcatcacgcctgccaaacggctgcagaaaaatcattctgtatgagggagaggcatatgcgcctttttggagtttcaaaaggttcccattcaccgtggatatttactgtgggaccattggacttacgaggaagtgagtaaacatcttgttttgtattatgtcaaatacgaatacagcgattacaaagtaaacactacaaacttcctttaaatgaaggactacttacgtttgatcattgataggcatgtaaaaagctgtcctaatggtcattagcagcagcccgttagctgcacaacaactccagccaccctcctccggggaacgaactgtaaattgctctccgccgggcggtttgccgatccgcgacgacaatagacaaccgggtcgtcatgtcaaataatccaggatagttatgtgtgattttccgctttgaagactttgaaacatcactcggttcgggttagcatgtcggctagctgtcaggccttctggtttgtttacattctccgaagccggggaagggaaatgacatatgtccgatttaggtgtcataaaatatagttcgggaggtgcgacagtaaaggtgaagtcgacagttttgaccattatggagtaattttgccatgtcgtcctgaataaatgcatttttattatttcatattccattcagcacaagactgttatttgtcatgaccatgccatttatttagcaattggggaaatacttggataaaaagaatatcctgtaaaaatattgaagtaaagagacagaaacaatgacattttgccgctctcttcgtcgcgttttcctcattgtgaatagttccccctcgacgggctgactggtccttctcaagccatttatatagctattggggaaaaatacttggatcaaaagaatatcctgtaaaaatattgaagtaaagacacagaaacaatgacattttgctgctctcttcgtcgcgttttccttgttctgaatagttctccctcgacgggctgactggtccttctcaagccatttatattgctattggggaaaaatacttggataaaaagaatatcctgtaaaaatattggagtagagagactgaaacaatgacatttggcggctttcttcgtcgcgttttcctcgttctgaataattccccctcaatgggctgaatagtaaaatcgatgagaccagtctaccgctgacgtcatccacctgttggggacgctaaagccctataatggtaggcgtggctaaccggcagattaaaaggctaatttctcgtcatctgtgctttgctaaattgttgtatatagtcgaatcgtctcaaaatatgattctaattcacataataatgccatttaagactttttttctcgtgtcgtatgctcttttaaATGAAGACAGGTTGTAGTACCAGATATGGCCTCTGACTTGCCATGTGACCACAAAATTCAGGAAGTAAGATGAATAGTGTCATTTGACTAGAAAAAAGTCAGGAAGTAATACAAGCATGGCAGCCCAGCTGTTGTTAATGTCAACTCTGTCAATCTAGTTGAATCTGCAACCATCTTATGCCTTTGATAGCATCGTCGGTACGTATTTGATTTCTAAGTTGTCATTTTTCATTTATAGATCATTATTTTTGGTAACTTTAGTTATTGTGGAATATTGTGAAAGAATTGTCACCTTGTCTGATGGTTGTAGCGTTCTAGTAGTCAGTTAAAGAGAATAAATACAAGTGATAATtattttgcctggcacggccagactgttctccctgtatttttcaaacactgagagaatagtctgggacccagcccattaacggcctctcgagtaaGCACAAAATGAATcgtcaaatcagatttgtttatttgcgtgatgtgttcttaacgagcaacgtcactcttgcacgccggaagtcgtctccacaacaacacggatgacgtacgggagagccgagaatatgttccaatccacggtaaaatcagttttaaattaccaaaaacacatcgacacaagtcactgacaacagtctgtctcgcgctagccatgttgaataaactccgctctcctccaatgtctacttccgcgcgcaagttccttgtcattttactaacgtccgcccgtcgctgattggtccactctgctgtctgtttgctgtggattgctccgccctgggaatttgatccgccggacggtcgccagactcaatcactGGAACAGCGCTAAGTCTGGTATACTAGGCTAATAATTATTAGTAAGGATAATTAATAGTATAAATACATGTTTAAATAGAAGTTAAAAAGCAGGCTGGTTAATTTCATTGACAAATTACAtatactatttacattgtatggGAAAAAAgatattcatttcatttattgtgTGTTTCAGTTTTACTCTTTACACAATGTCAATAATCCTGTGGACAATGGACAGCTGTCTTCAGAGTCGTGATGTCATTAAAGAGTTATCTAACTGCCGAGTAGTATCCAGCGTTTATATACCGAGGGCAGTacaatacctgtcaacccgaggccgttggcaattttACAAatagtatgccctta contains these protein-coding regions:
- the LOC130911721 gene encoding ras-related protein Rap-2a-like, with the translated sequence MREYKVVVLGSGGVGKSALTVQFVTGTFIEKYDPTIEDFYRKEIEVDSSPSVLEILDTAGTEQFASMRDLYIRNGQGFILVYSLVNHQSFQDIKPMRDQIIRVKRYQQVPVVLVGNKVDLEDEREVSPSEGQALAEDWGCPFMETSAKSKTMVDELFTEIVRQMDFCPLPDRREACCPACSIQ